From Salvelinus namaycush isolate Seneca chromosome 2, SaNama_1.0, whole genome shotgun sequence, one genomic window encodes:
- the LOC120061852 gene encoding heterogeneous nuclear ribonucleoprotein A1-like: MSKESPREPEQLRKLFIGGLSFETTDESLRTHFERWGSLTDCVVMKDPVTKRSRGFGFVTYSSVDEVDASMEARPHKVDGRQVEPKRAVSREDSSRPGAHTTVKKIFVGGIKEDTEEHHLRDYFDQFGKIEVIDIMTDRTSGKKRGFAFVTFDDHDAVDRIVIQKYHTVNGHNCEVRKALSKEDMNRSGPRGGNFGRGGGYGGGFGGGRGGGGYGDNDGYNNYGGNGGGYGGGPGGYSGGNRGYGGGGGGGYGNQGGSYGGGGGGYDNYNNGGGGGGSYRGGNYGASSGGGSSSGSGGGGGGGGGDYNDFGNYNSQSSSSYGPMKGGGGYSGGSGGGRSSGPYGGGGGVGGGGGGYGGGSGGGYGGGSGGRRF; the protein is encoded by the exons aTGTCGAAGGAG TCTCCCCGTGAGCCGGAGCAGCTCCGCAAGCTCTTCATTGGTGGGCTGAGCTTCGAGACCACCGACGAGAGTTTGCGGACCCATTTTGAAAGATGGGGATCCCTCACAGATTGTGTG GTAATGAAAGATCCAGTCACAAAGAGATCGAGGGGCTTTGGCTTTGTCACTTACAGCTCTGTGGATGAAGTTGACGCATCAATGGAGGCTCGTCCTCATAAGGTTGATGGCCGCCAAGTGGAGCCCAAGAGAGCGGTGTCCAGAGAG GATTCCTCAAGGCCAGGTGCTCACACCACTGTGAAGAAGATCTTTGTGGGTGGCATCAAGGAGGACACAGAGGAGCATCACCTTAGGGACTACTTTGATCAATTTGGCAAGATTGAAGTCATCGACATCATGACTGATAGGACCAGCGGGAAGAAGAGGGGGTTTGCCTTTGTTACATTTGATGATCATGATGCAGTCGATAGGATTGTCA TCCAGAAGTATCATACAGTGAATGGTCACAACTGTGAAGTGAGGAAGGCTTTGTCAAAGGAAGACATGAACCGGTCCG GGCCAAGAGGTGGAAACTTTGGTAGAGGTGGCGGATATGGAG GTGGTTtcggtggaggtagaggaggtggaggatatGGTGATAACGATGGATACAATAACTATGGAGGCAATG GTGGCGGCTATGGTGGAGGTCCCGGCGGGTATAGTGGTGGCAACCGGGGCTATGGTGGGGGAGGCGGCGGCGGTTATGGTAACCAGGGTGGCAgctatggaggaggaggaggaggatacgACAACTACAAcaatggaggtggtggtggtggaagcTACAGAGGTG GTAACTACGGAGCTAGTAGTGGTGGTGGGAGCAGCAGTGGaagtgggggtggtggtggtggtggtggtggagactACAATGACTTTGGCAATTACAACAGCCAGTCGTCCTCCAGCTACGGCCCAATGAAAGGAGGCGGCGGCTATAGCGGCGGCAGTGGAGGGGGCCGGAGCAGCGGCCcatatggtggtggtggtggtgttggtggtggtggtg GTGGTTACGGAGGAGGCTCCGGTGGTGGATATGGAGGGGGCTCCGGAGGTCGAAGGTTCTAG